In the Cheilinus undulatus linkage group 19, ASM1832078v1, whole genome shotgun sequence genome, one interval contains:
- the hus1 gene encoding checkpoint protein HUS1: protein MKFRGKIIDIACLNHFSRVITTISKLTKMCVLRLTPDNLFFVLSEKVANGGVSMWCELSQANFFDEYQMEGVSSEDNEICLEVTPENLSRALKTVQNAKAVKIKLTKKHCPCLTIAAELPTLSSISRVVTHDVPVDVIPRRLWHEFKEPHMPDFDVSIYLPPLKTMKNVVDRMKNLSNFLVLEANLSGEMNLKIETDLVSVTTHFKDLGNPPWGDDASQDGGPSQSRDPEAMAQARVDIRKLQQFLMGQQVNPSKAMCNIVHERVVHLILLHEDVSLQYFIPAVA, encoded by the exons ATGAAGTTTAGAGGGAAAATCATCGATATCGCGTGTCTGAATCATTTCAGCC GCGTCATCAccaccatctccaaactgaccAAAATGTGCGTCCTGCGGCTGACTCCAGACAACCTGTTCTTTGTTCTGTCAGAGAAAGTGGCCAACGGAGGGGTGAGCATGTGGTGTGAACTGTCTCAG GCCAACTTCTTCGATGAGTACCAGATGGAGGGCGTATCCTCTGAAGACAACGAGATCTGTCTGGAGGTGACTCCTGAGAATCTGTCCCGGGCCCTGAAGACAGTCCAGAACGCCAAAGCTGTCAAAATCAAGCTGACCAAGAAGCACTGCCCCTGCCTCACCATCGCCGCTGAGCTG CCCACCCTGTCCAGCATCAGTCGAGTGGTCACTCATGATGTTCCCGTCGACGTTATCCCACGGAGACTCTGGCACGAGTTCAAAGAGCCGCACATGCCGGACTTTGAC GTCAGTATCTACCTGCCTCCTCTGAAGACCATGAAGAACGTCGTGGACAGAATGAAGAACCTCTCCAACTTCCTG GTCCTGGAGGCCAACCTGAGCGGAGAGATGAACCTGAAGATCGAGACGGACCTGGTTTCTGTCACAACTCACTTCAAAGACCTGGGAAACCCTCCATGGG GTGATGACGCCTCGCAGGACGGGGGCCCGTCTCAGAGCAGGGACCCGGAGGCCATGGCCCAGGCGCGGGTGGACATCAGGAAGCTGCAGCAGTTCCTCATGGGTCAGCAGGTCAACCCCAGCAAGGCCATGTGCA ACATCGTCCATGAGCGGGTCGTCCACCTGATTCTGCTGCATGAAGACGTGTCGCTGCAGTACTTCATCCCCGCCGTGGCGTAG